The DNA region AGTTATCAATAATGATTATCATATCCCCTATCGCAAGTTGAGAGCGTCTATCAGTGCCCGGGCCTTAACCATCGTCTCCTGATACTCAGCTTCCGGTTGCGAATCGAAGACCACAGCGCCGCCCACCTGAAAATAGGCCCGGTTTCCTTTGATCAAGAAAGTACGGATGACTATGCTGAGGTCCATATTGCCGTTGAAGT from Dehalococcoidales bacterium includes:
- a CDS encoding chorismate-binding protein, with the translated sequence PGGSITGAPKIRAMEIIDELEPTRRSIYTGNIGYLDFNGNMDLSIVIRTFLIKGNRAYFQVGGAVVFDSQPEAEYQETMVKARALIDALNLR